The bacterium genome includes a window with the following:
- the panB gene encoding 3-methyl-2-oxobutanoate hydroxymethyltransferase, which yields MAKKKPIGIADLQKKKAEGKKITMLTAYDYPGAQLVDEAGIDTVLVGDSLANVVLGYRDTVPVTMDEMLHHVKAVRRGVQHALLIADMPFGSYNAGIGDAIKNATRFMKEAGADAVKLEGGGPMIDVVRAMVEAGIPVVGHLGLTPQTVGLLGGYRVQGNTADKAIVIYENARGLANAGAFLLVLEMVPHELAREITQGIAVPTIGIGAGAECDGQVLVFHDMLGIRSGFTPRFVKRFAEVEREMRRALVEYRGEVESGAFPADEHTFHMSDDDRERLLRQIADLSDAP from the coding sequence ATGGCGAAAAAGAAACCAATCGGCATCGCGGACCTTCAGAAGAAAAAGGCCGAGGGCAAAAAGATCACCATGCTCACGGCCTACGACTACCCCGGCGCGCAGCTCGTGGACGAAGCCGGTATCGACACCGTGCTCGTCGGCGATTCGCTCGCCAACGTCGTGCTCGGCTATCGCGACACGGTGCCGGTGACGATGGACGAGATGCTGCACCACGTGAAGGCGGTCCGCCGCGGCGTGCAGCACGCGCTTTTGATCGCCGACATGCCGTTCGGCTCCTACAACGCCGGTATCGGCGACGCGATCAAAAACGCCACGCGCTTCATGAAGGAGGCGGGCGCCGACGCGGTGAAGCTCGAAGGCGGCGGGCCGATGATCGACGTCGTCCGCGCGATGGTCGAAGCGGGCATCCCCGTCGTCGGGCACCTGGGCCTGACGCCGCAGACCGTCGGCCTGCTCGGCGGCTACCGCGTGCAAGGCAATACGGCGGACAAGGCGATCGTGATCTACGAAAACGCGCGCGGCCTCGCGAACGCCGGCGCGTTCCTTCTCGTGCTCGAAATGGTGCCGCATGAATTGGCGCGGGAAATCACCCAGGGTATCGCGGTCCCCACCATCGGCATCGGCGCGGGCGCCGAGTGCGACGGCCAGGTGCTCGTCTTCCACGACATGCTCGGCATCCGCTCCGGGTTCACGCCGCGTTTCGTGAAGCGTTTCGCCGAGGTGGAACGGGAGATGCGCCGCGCGCTTGTCGAATACCGCGGCGAGGTCGAGTCCGGCGCGTTCCCGGCGGATGAACACACCTTTCACATGTCCGACGACGATCGCGAACGCCTGCTTCGCCAGATCGCCGACCTCTCCGACGCCCCATGA